CACCACTCCCTATCTTCCCTGAAATCAGTAGTTTAGCCTTGTGTGCGCTTCGGCCTCTAATGTGCCCGAGAAAGCGTCGGGGCCGGATAGGGGCCGGATTCTGTCGCTTTTTTGAACAGGGGCATCTCCTTCAACCGGGGTATTGGAGACCTCTATGGGATGTCGGATGCTGCGGGGATCAATCGAGCTCAGCTTCCGCAAATTCGGCTCCGGGTGAGTCGAGGGTGGGGAGCCGGTCCATGGCTTGGCGGTTGGAGCCGGGCATCCAGTGCGTGTAGGTGTCGACGGTCATGGAGATGCTGGAATGGCCCAGTTGGTCCTGCACGTAGGCCAAGGGCTCGCCGTTCTGGATGAGCAGGGTCGCAAACGTATGACGCTTATGCCGATATCGGAATAAACGTCATTATGCCGAGCGCAGAATTATGCCGACTTGGGGTTGGACAGCAGTCTGCTCGGCCCGCAGCGCCTTGAGCCGGGCGGTTTTCGACTCGGCATAATCCGGGCAATCTTCTTCTGCTGCGGCGCACGGTTAGGAAGCCGCCGCTGAAGTCGATGTCACCCCATTGCAGGCCAGCGATGTCGCCCGAGCGCATGCCGTTATGGACGGCGCATAAGAAAAGCGCGTAGTGCTGCGGGGCTCGCAGGACGGCTCGGAGAAAAAGCCTTACCTCCTCGGGCGTCAGCGGCTGGATGGCTGTTCGCGGTGGCTGCCCATCCAGGCATCCAACTCGGACTCTTGAAGAGGACCTTTCTGCCCAGCCGGTAGCGGGGCATCTCGGGCAGCAGCCGCTCCAGAAAAGAGACCGAGATGCAGAGGTAGGAGGCGGCTTGGCTTTTGCTCAAATACAGGTCTACGTCCAGGTAGGCCAGCAGCTCGGCGATGGCCTCGTCTCGGATGCGGCTCAGACTGGCGCTCGGTAATGGGCATTGTGCTGCTTTCTTGACTTTAGTCCTGTTCGTGGTACCAGTCCTCTTCTCCGATCTTGGAGATCAACTCCTGGAGCAAGGCGGCCACATCCCCACAGGAAGCAGATCTGTCCAGGGGCGCGACCACCAGGTTGCATGATGTTCTCGTGCTCTCTCGTCTCAATTAGGAGCGTGCTGGCCTCGGGGCAGCCGCCAAAACCTCCGTCGGTCGGAGCGGCGGCACATAGGTTCGGCTAGACTTTTGTCTGGGATAGCCGGCAGCGCTTACTTCTATAGACGTTTCAGCGCCCTTAATCGGGAGGCCAGAGCGTGGACGGATTTGGTGCTCGAAAGGATCTGACAGTCCTGAACTAGCTGTACCCTTGGGAGCAGAAGCCGCCCTTTCCGCAACATTCCCAGATCCGCGTTAGTCCAGGGGGCAAGATGAACGGCGGAAGCCCCACCGAGGTTTTCTTATGGGCGCGTTGGTTTGGAAGGGCCGCCTGCCGGAAGCTGACTCCTTTCGGAGGGTTTCTGAAGGCGGACAGCCTATCCCTGGTTCCCACTGCCTTGTGAGCCCGTAGAGCGCTCAGCATGCTTGACGGGGTCAGTATGGGGACCCCATACTTGAGTTCATACCTCAAAGGCAGCAGGAATGGCCCGAGACGGTCGCGATTGCGGCTCTCGCGCTTCGGAATCTCGGACAAAGGGGATTAGCGCTTCAATGGCTCTCATCCGCATTTCATTTCTTGCCCTGTGCTTGGTCGCCGCTATTTCCTGCGCCGGTTCGGAGCAGGAGGCCAGGGCACTGCTGAACGAGGCGTTGCAACGGAGAAACAAAGGCGACTATATTGAAGCCCTCAGGTTGGCCAGCGATGTGGTGGAGAGACATCGCGAAACGGAGGCTGCAACGGAAGCGGCAAGGCTGTTACCTGCACTGCGGCGTCTCGCCGATCGGCAGCGTTCGGAGCTGTTAAACGTTCAGTTGTTGAGCGTGGAAGGCGCTCTAGACTTGTTTCGTCTCGACGTCGGCCGATATCCGCTAGAAAGTGAAGGACTTCTGGCGTTGCTCGAAGAGCCTCCGAAGGTGGAAGGCTGGAATGGCCCGTATATGACCTCGAATGACTATCTGAGTGAAATCGTGTACATGAGCAACGGTGAGGCCGCTGCGACGTTCCACCCCGATGCAGTTCTTCCTTCCATTCCGCTCTCGCGCTTCGCCCCCAAAGACGCTGTCTCCCCGGAGGGTAGGAATATGAAGCTGCATGTGACCAGAGTCTCGCCTTCAGACACGTCGAAGATGGAGCTCCTGGTAGGACGCCTTTTAAACCGAGGCGACCGGAATACGCTCCCGCTGCCGGTGCTGGGCAATCAGAGGTTGGCCGAGATTTGGAGGTTCGGCACTGAGTTTGAGGTTCCCGATAGGGGACGCCTGGTTCTAGTTGGCATTGTCGGCGATGGGTATCAAGTGCCTACCGTCTATTTGCCCGTTTCCGAGCAATGAGGCACGCTGCCATTGCGCCCGGTAGATCCCTTTC
This Acidobacteriota bacterium DNA region includes the following protein-coding sequences:
- a CDS encoding type II secretion system protein GspG encodes the protein MALIRISFLALCLVAAISCAGSEQEARALLNEALQRRNKGDYIEALRLASDVVERHRETEAATEAARLLPALRRLADRQRSELLNVQLLSVEGALDLFRLDVGRYPLESEGLLALLEEPPKVEGWNGPYMTSNDYLSEIVYMSNGEAAATFHPDAVLPSIPLSRFAPKDAVSPEGRNMKLHVTRVSPSDTSKMELLVGRLLNRGDRNTLPLPVLGNQRLAEIWRFGTEFEVPDRGRLVLVGIVGDGYQVPTVYLPVSEQ